A window of Cryptomeria japonica chromosome 3, Sugi_1.0, whole genome shotgun sequence contains these coding sequences:
- the LOC131036822 gene encoding WRKY transcription factor 72B isoform X1: MEIDFSKRLKGDHTYGEEKAKGDAMEVDQGTHNDNKSSLRVLRDSEIDERYKMRTEFNMNTQSDRLLTIRNSSLPEKPIVRSEIETLHTEVGWMKEENRRLKLALTQIMNNYQNLQMHIMRVMQQQKQEKENIAQAAETPKEYTKWEEESELVSLSLGTNPSSTKATKEDSAGGESGKEAGKQTLGSQEHFKGFNLSLAFKDEETSEETNELYPTNSPVKSDSGLIKSDSIDTSGMGQQFHLHNSSEGSSRVKDELMDHRQQGVFQSNKAIESLHEEGETSEASVPARKVRVSVRVRCEAATMSDGCQWRKYGQKIAKGNPCPRAYFRCTVFPGCPVRKQVQRCPEDLTILISTYEGSHNHPLPIAATAMASTTAAAAGMFVSGSTSSLEATKLNSPYLSRINQFFALNPTINSSSSFPTIILDLTKTPTSQLNPSTSSFPLPFPYPSAGSNLLSVPSSSHHNNTLLHSDVSSSNPWNTTNLYNGQPYHHPYSRPNPSISTTNQDHETQKIQNLLDPSLSNPVARAIHAALSRYSCQALIQNVMAKSNTSSTSSAQPYLADKVNAATAAISSDPNFTAAVANAVASIISQGNQLVAGTSNAANSMVPTSDQRKWGEPVTDPASLRASGTPPSNVLSSS, translated from the exons ATGAGAACCGAATTCAATATGAATACACAAAGCGACAGATTATTAACTATAAGAAATAGTAGCTTGCCAGAGAAGCCTATTGTAAGAAGTGAA ATTGAGACTTTGCATACAGAGGTGGGCTGGATGAAAGAGGAAAATAGGAGATTGAAATTGGCTTTGACTCAGATAATGAACAATTATCAAAATCTCCAGATGCACATCATGAGAGTTATGCAGCAGcagaaacaagaaaaagaaaacattGCACAGGCAGCAGAGACTCCAAAA GAGTACACAAAGTGGGAAGAAGAATCAGAGCTAGTTTCTCTCTCCCTTGGGACGAATCCTTCATCGACAAAAGCAACTAAAGAAGATTCGGCAGGTGGAGAAAGTGGGAAGGAAGCTGGAAAACAAACATTGGgatctcaagagcacttcaaaggCTTTAACTTGAGTTTAGCTTTCAAGGATGAAGAAACGAGCGAAGAAACTAATGAATTGTACCCAACAAATAGCCCGGTTAAATCAGATAGTGGGTTGATAAAATCAGATTCTATCGATACTTCAGGAATGGGGCAACAATTCCATTTACATAACAGCTCTGAAGGGAGTTCTAGGGTGAAGGATGAACTGATGGATCATCGCCAACAAGGGGTTTTTCAGTCAAATAAAGCAATCGAGAGTTTACATGAGGAAGGAGAAACTTCAGAAGCTTCGGTACCTGCAAGAAAGGTCAGGGTGTCTGTACGAGTCAGATGCGAGGCAGCAACA ATGAGCGATGGGTGTCAATGGAGAAAGTATGGACAAAAGATAGCTAAGGGCAATCCCTGTCCTCGAGCATACTTTCGCTGCACTGTTTTCCCCGGATGCCCAGTTAGAAAGCAG GTACAAAGATGTCCAGAAGACCTGACTATACTGATCTCAACATACGAGGGAAGCCACAACCACCCACTTCCTATTGCTGCTACTGCCATGGCTTCCACCACAGCAGCAGCTGCTGGCATGTTTGTATCTGGTTCCACTTCAAGCTTGGAAGCAACAAAGCTCAATAGTCCCTACTTGTCTAGAATCAACCAGTTCTTTGCTTTGAATCCCACCATAAACAGCTCTTCGTCTTTTCCCACAATCATACTAGACCTTACAAAAACTCCCACCTCACAATTAAACCCCTCTACTTCATCCTTCCCTCTTCCATTTCCCTACCCATCTGCTGGATCCAACTTGCTTTCAGTTCCTTCTAGTTCTCATCATAACAACACCCTACTTCACTCTGATGTCTCCAGTTCCAATCCCTGGAACACCACTAATCTCTACAATGGCCAGCCTTATCATCATCCATACAGCAGGCCTAATCCCTCCATATCCACAACAAACCAGGACCATGAAACCCAAAAGATCCAAAATTTACTTGATCCATCTCTTAGCAATCCAGTTGCAAGAGCCATTCATGCAGCTCTGTCACGATACTCCTGCCAGGCATTGATTCAGAACGTCATGGCCAAAAGCAACACCAGTAGCACTTCATCAGCTCAGCCCTATCTTGCTGATAAAGTCAATGCAGCAACTGCCGCCATTAGCTCAGATCCTAACTTTACAGCTGCTGTGGCAAATGCCGTTGCCTCCATTATTAGTCAAGGCAACCAATTAGTTGCAGGAACAAGCAATGCAGCCAATAGTATGGTACCCACTTCTGATCAAAGGAAATGGGGTGAACCTGTAACAGATCCAGCTTCTTTGAGAGCTTCTGGAACTCCTCCATCTAATGTACTCTCTTCATCTTGA
- the LOC131036822 gene encoding WRKY transcription factor 72B isoform X2: MEIDFSKRLKGDHTYGEEKAKGDAMEVDQGTHNDNKSSLRVLRDSEIDERYKMRTEFNMNTQSDRLLTIRNSSLPEKPIIETLHTEVGWMKEENRRLKLALTQIMNNYQNLQMHIMRVMQQQKQEKENIAQAAETPKEYTKWEEESELVSLSLGTNPSSTKATKEDSAGGESGKEAGKQTLGSQEHFKGFNLSLAFKDEETSEETNELYPTNSPVKSDSGLIKSDSIDTSGMGQQFHLHNSSEGSSRVKDELMDHRQQGVFQSNKAIESLHEEGETSEASVPARKVRVSVRVRCEAATMSDGCQWRKYGQKIAKGNPCPRAYFRCTVFPGCPVRKQVQRCPEDLTILISTYEGSHNHPLPIAATAMASTTAAAAGMFVSGSTSSLEATKLNSPYLSRINQFFALNPTINSSSSFPTIILDLTKTPTSQLNPSTSSFPLPFPYPSAGSNLLSVPSSSHHNNTLLHSDVSSSNPWNTTNLYNGQPYHHPYSRPNPSISTTNQDHETQKIQNLLDPSLSNPVARAIHAALSRYSCQALIQNVMAKSNTSSTSSAQPYLADKVNAATAAISSDPNFTAAVANAVASIISQGNQLVAGTSNAANSMVPTSDQRKWGEPVTDPASLRASGTPPSNVLSSS, encoded by the exons ATGAGAACCGAATTCAATATGAATACACAAAGCGACAGATTATTAACTATAAGAAATAGTAGCTTGCCAGAGAAGCCTATT ATTGAGACTTTGCATACAGAGGTGGGCTGGATGAAAGAGGAAAATAGGAGATTGAAATTGGCTTTGACTCAGATAATGAACAATTATCAAAATCTCCAGATGCACATCATGAGAGTTATGCAGCAGcagaaacaagaaaaagaaaacattGCACAGGCAGCAGAGACTCCAAAA GAGTACACAAAGTGGGAAGAAGAATCAGAGCTAGTTTCTCTCTCCCTTGGGACGAATCCTTCATCGACAAAAGCAACTAAAGAAGATTCGGCAGGTGGAGAAAGTGGGAAGGAAGCTGGAAAACAAACATTGGgatctcaagagcacttcaaaggCTTTAACTTGAGTTTAGCTTTCAAGGATGAAGAAACGAGCGAAGAAACTAATGAATTGTACCCAACAAATAGCCCGGTTAAATCAGATAGTGGGTTGATAAAATCAGATTCTATCGATACTTCAGGAATGGGGCAACAATTCCATTTACATAACAGCTCTGAAGGGAGTTCTAGGGTGAAGGATGAACTGATGGATCATCGCCAACAAGGGGTTTTTCAGTCAAATAAAGCAATCGAGAGTTTACATGAGGAAGGAGAAACTTCAGAAGCTTCGGTACCTGCAAGAAAGGTCAGGGTGTCTGTACGAGTCAGATGCGAGGCAGCAACA ATGAGCGATGGGTGTCAATGGAGAAAGTATGGACAAAAGATAGCTAAGGGCAATCCCTGTCCTCGAGCATACTTTCGCTGCACTGTTTTCCCCGGATGCCCAGTTAGAAAGCAG GTACAAAGATGTCCAGAAGACCTGACTATACTGATCTCAACATACGAGGGAAGCCACAACCACCCACTTCCTATTGCTGCTACTGCCATGGCTTCCACCACAGCAGCAGCTGCTGGCATGTTTGTATCTGGTTCCACTTCAAGCTTGGAAGCAACAAAGCTCAATAGTCCCTACTTGTCTAGAATCAACCAGTTCTTTGCTTTGAATCCCACCATAAACAGCTCTTCGTCTTTTCCCACAATCATACTAGACCTTACAAAAACTCCCACCTCACAATTAAACCCCTCTACTTCATCCTTCCCTCTTCCATTTCCCTACCCATCTGCTGGATCCAACTTGCTTTCAGTTCCTTCTAGTTCTCATCATAACAACACCCTACTTCACTCTGATGTCTCCAGTTCCAATCCCTGGAACACCACTAATCTCTACAATGGCCAGCCTTATCATCATCCATACAGCAGGCCTAATCCCTCCATATCCACAACAAACCAGGACCATGAAACCCAAAAGATCCAAAATTTACTTGATCCATCTCTTAGCAATCCAGTTGCAAGAGCCATTCATGCAGCTCTGTCACGATACTCCTGCCAGGCATTGATTCAGAACGTCATGGCCAAAAGCAACACCAGTAGCACTTCATCAGCTCAGCCCTATCTTGCTGATAAAGTCAATGCAGCAACTGCCGCCATTAGCTCAGATCCTAACTTTACAGCTGCTGTGGCAAATGCCGTTGCCTCCATTATTAGTCAAGGCAACCAATTAGTTGCAGGAACAAGCAATGCAGCCAATAGTATGGTACCCACTTCTGATCAAAGGAAATGGGGTGAACCTGTAACAGATCCAGCTTCTTTGAGAGCTTCTGGAACTCCTCCATCTAATGTACTCTCTTCATCTTGA
- the LOC131036822 gene encoding WRKY transcription factor 72B isoform X3, whose product MEIDFSKRLKGDHTYGEEKAKGDAMEVDQGTHNDNKSSLRVLRDSEIDERYKIETLHTEVGWMKEENRRLKLALTQIMNNYQNLQMHIMRVMQQQKQEKENIAQAAETPKEYTKWEEESELVSLSLGTNPSSTKATKEDSAGGESGKEAGKQTLGSQEHFKGFNLSLAFKDEETSEETNELYPTNSPVKSDSGLIKSDSIDTSGMGQQFHLHNSSEGSSRVKDELMDHRQQGVFQSNKAIESLHEEGETSEASVPARKVRVSVRVRCEAATMSDGCQWRKYGQKIAKGNPCPRAYFRCTVFPGCPVRKQVQRCPEDLTILISTYEGSHNHPLPIAATAMASTTAAAAGMFVSGSTSSLEATKLNSPYLSRINQFFALNPTINSSSSFPTIILDLTKTPTSQLNPSTSSFPLPFPYPSAGSNLLSVPSSSHHNNTLLHSDVSSSNPWNTTNLYNGQPYHHPYSRPNPSISTTNQDHETQKIQNLLDPSLSNPVARAIHAALSRYSCQALIQNVMAKSNTSSTSSAQPYLADKVNAATAAISSDPNFTAAVANAVASIISQGNQLVAGTSNAANSMVPTSDQRKWGEPVTDPASLRASGTPPSNVLSSS is encoded by the exons ATTGAGACTTTGCATACAGAGGTGGGCTGGATGAAAGAGGAAAATAGGAGATTGAAATTGGCTTTGACTCAGATAATGAACAATTATCAAAATCTCCAGATGCACATCATGAGAGTTATGCAGCAGcagaaacaagaaaaagaaaacattGCACAGGCAGCAGAGACTCCAAAA GAGTACACAAAGTGGGAAGAAGAATCAGAGCTAGTTTCTCTCTCCCTTGGGACGAATCCTTCATCGACAAAAGCAACTAAAGAAGATTCGGCAGGTGGAGAAAGTGGGAAGGAAGCTGGAAAACAAACATTGGgatctcaagagcacttcaaaggCTTTAACTTGAGTTTAGCTTTCAAGGATGAAGAAACGAGCGAAGAAACTAATGAATTGTACCCAACAAATAGCCCGGTTAAATCAGATAGTGGGTTGATAAAATCAGATTCTATCGATACTTCAGGAATGGGGCAACAATTCCATTTACATAACAGCTCTGAAGGGAGTTCTAGGGTGAAGGATGAACTGATGGATCATCGCCAACAAGGGGTTTTTCAGTCAAATAAAGCAATCGAGAGTTTACATGAGGAAGGAGAAACTTCAGAAGCTTCGGTACCTGCAAGAAAGGTCAGGGTGTCTGTACGAGTCAGATGCGAGGCAGCAACA ATGAGCGATGGGTGTCAATGGAGAAAGTATGGACAAAAGATAGCTAAGGGCAATCCCTGTCCTCGAGCATACTTTCGCTGCACTGTTTTCCCCGGATGCCCAGTTAGAAAGCAG GTACAAAGATGTCCAGAAGACCTGACTATACTGATCTCAACATACGAGGGAAGCCACAACCACCCACTTCCTATTGCTGCTACTGCCATGGCTTCCACCACAGCAGCAGCTGCTGGCATGTTTGTATCTGGTTCCACTTCAAGCTTGGAAGCAACAAAGCTCAATAGTCCCTACTTGTCTAGAATCAACCAGTTCTTTGCTTTGAATCCCACCATAAACAGCTCTTCGTCTTTTCCCACAATCATACTAGACCTTACAAAAACTCCCACCTCACAATTAAACCCCTCTACTTCATCCTTCCCTCTTCCATTTCCCTACCCATCTGCTGGATCCAACTTGCTTTCAGTTCCTTCTAGTTCTCATCATAACAACACCCTACTTCACTCTGATGTCTCCAGTTCCAATCCCTGGAACACCACTAATCTCTACAATGGCCAGCCTTATCATCATCCATACAGCAGGCCTAATCCCTCCATATCCACAACAAACCAGGACCATGAAACCCAAAAGATCCAAAATTTACTTGATCCATCTCTTAGCAATCCAGTTGCAAGAGCCATTCATGCAGCTCTGTCACGATACTCCTGCCAGGCATTGATTCAGAACGTCATGGCCAAAAGCAACACCAGTAGCACTTCATCAGCTCAGCCCTATCTTGCTGATAAAGTCAATGCAGCAACTGCCGCCATTAGCTCAGATCCTAACTTTACAGCTGCTGTGGCAAATGCCGTTGCCTCCATTATTAGTCAAGGCAACCAATTAGTTGCAGGAACAAGCAATGCAGCCAATAGTATGGTACCCACTTCTGATCAAAGGAAATGGGGTGAACCTGTAACAGATCCAGCTTCTTTGAGAGCTTCTGGAACTCCTCCATCTAATGTACTCTCTTCATCTTGA